A genomic segment from Lignipirellula cremea encodes:
- a CDS encoding FAD-dependent oxidoreductase, giving the protein MRILIVGAGIGGMTLAALLRQRGQQATLVERAPDFEHAGYMLGLWPLGSRVLHGLSLYERFAADSMECTDYEVRDNHGELVKHWSMGPISDRFGPNLSCTRPQLIHLLHQSLGDADLRFSTSLASLQQQGEEVTATFSTGEQETFDLVVGADGLHSCVRQMVFGDQPYYHTGWGGWVWYADLASAPAGTFIEHWGTGRFVGGYPTRDGVGIFAGAPTGDEREKPGPGRRQRIREQFAGMGQLVDAWLDDLPDDNASMFYWKLSDVRSAEWTRGRVVLLGDAAAGFLPTAGIGASMAMESAAVLADELARTDIRFVEHALALYVKRRKHRVESIQDDSRHLARTMFLKSSTLSHIRNLATKFYSLEQLAGSIAKAFDQPI; this is encoded by the coding sequence ATGCGAATCCTGATTGTTGGCGCCGGAATCGGCGGCATGACGCTGGCTGCTTTGCTGCGGCAGCGCGGCCAGCAGGCGACGCTTGTGGAAAGGGCTCCCGACTTTGAACACGCCGGCTACATGCTGGGACTCTGGCCGCTGGGCTCCCGCGTGCTGCATGGTCTGTCGCTGTATGAACGCTTTGCCGCCGACAGCATGGAGTGCACGGACTACGAGGTCCGCGACAACCATGGCGAGCTGGTCAAGCACTGGTCGATGGGACCGATCAGCGACCGTTTCGGCCCGAACTTGAGCTGCACGCGTCCGCAACTCATCCACCTCCTGCACCAGTCCCTGGGCGACGCCGACCTGCGTTTCAGCACGTCGCTTGCATCGCTCCAGCAGCAAGGCGAGGAAGTCACCGCGACCTTCAGCACGGGCGAACAGGAAACGTTCGACCTGGTCGTGGGGGCCGATGGTCTGCACTCTTGTGTGCGGCAAATGGTCTTTGGCGACCAGCCGTATTATCACACAGGCTGGGGCGGCTGGGTCTGGTATGCGGACCTGGCGAGCGCTCCGGCGGGAACGTTTATCGAACACTGGGGAACAGGACGATTTGTCGGCGGCTATCCCACTCGCGACGGCGTGGGGATCTTTGCCGGCGCTCCGACCGGCGACGAACGGGAAAAACCGGGCCCCGGCCGGCGGCAGCGAATCCGCGAGCAGTTCGCCGGCATGGGCCAGCTGGTCGACGCCTGGCTCGACGACCTGCCCGACGACAACGCCTCCATGTTCTACTGGAAGCTGTCCGACGTTCGCTCCGCCGAGTGGACGCGCGGCCGCGTGGTGCTGCTGGGCGATGCGGCCGCAGGCTTTCTACCGACGGCCGGCATCGGCGCTTCGATGGCGATGGAATCCGCCGCCGTGCTGGCCGATGAACTGGCCCGCACCGACATCCGCTTTGTCGAACATGCGCTCGCGCTCTATGTGAAGCGACGAAAGCATCGGGTGGAAAGCATTCAGGACGACTCGCGTCACCTGGCCCGCACCATGTTCCTCAAATCGTCGACCTTGTCGCACATCCGCAACCTGGCGACCAAATTCTATTCCCTGGAACAGCTGGCCGGCTCCATCGCGAAAGCGTTCGATCAGCCGATCTAA
- the tnpA gene encoding IS200/IS605 family transposase, whose amino-acid sequence MGKSPRLFYHLVFAVRHGQRAISSPVEQRLHAYLANQLQGKHAAPLQIGGAPDHVHLLVECGPTLAVDDLTRVIKASSARWMNEQLSFNRGFSWQLGFGVFRVNEADLQATTDNITNQASLHRRMTFQDVYLQMLKRHHAVYRPEYLFEDELHG is encoded by the coding sequence ATGGGCAAATCTCCGCGACTTTTCTATCACCTGGTTTTTGCCGTCCGGCACGGGCAACGGGCCATTTCCTCCCCGGTGGAACAACGGCTGCACGCCTACCTTGCCAATCAACTTCAGGGGAAACACGCCGCGCCGCTGCAGATTGGCGGCGCGCCGGACCATGTTCACTTGCTGGTCGAGTGCGGGCCAACGCTCGCGGTAGACGACCTGACCCGCGTAATCAAAGCGTCTTCCGCCCGCTGGATGAATGAACAGCTCTCCTTTAACCGAGGTTTTTCCTGGCAGCTGGGGTTTGGCGTGTTTCGCGTCAACGAAGCCGACCTGCAGGCAACAACCGACAACATTACCAACCAGGCAAGCCTGCATCGTCGCATGACCTTTCAGGACGTATACCTGCAGATGCTCAAGCGGCATCATGCGGTTTATCGCCCGGAATACCTTTTCGAAGACGAGCTGCACGGTTAG